GGCAATCCAGTCATACAATTTTGGAAAAGGCTTCATTGATTACGTTAGCGCCAATTCGGGTGCCTATTCACAGCAGGCAGCAATTGATTTTTCCCAAAAAATGTATAACGAAGCAGCGAACAAATCCATTTATACATGTTTGCGGGAGAAGGCGAAGCAATACAACGCCTGCTATGGTGATATTTATTATGTTCGTGATGTGATGGAGTACCGGGATGTGCTTGCAAAAAAGTAGTAAGCCTTTAAATGGAATGATAACATGGAATTAAAAAGGGAGGAATTGACATGGTAAAAGCAGTACATACTGCATTTGCGCCAGAAGCAATCGGGCCGTATTCGCAGGCAATAGAAGCTGGAGATTTTGTTTATGTTTCAGGACAAATCGGAATTAATCCTGGTACAGGAGAAGTTGCAGACGGAATTGAGGAGCAGACGAAGCAAGTCATGGCAAATCTGCTTGCGATATTAAAAGAAGCAGGAACTGATTTTTCCCAGGTAGTGAAGTTTACGATTTATTTAGCATCAATGGATGACTTTGCAACGGTGAACGAATTGTACAGCGGTTATTTAAAAGAACCCTACCCGGCACGTGCTACTGTTGAAGTAAGCAGATTACCAAAGAATGTTCTTGTGGAAATAGATGCAGTTGTTTATAAAAAATAAAGGTAAATGTGCTTGAATACGTGCAATACTGCGGACAACTCGCGCGATGTCATCGTCGACTCGCGCGATATCAATGATAACTCGTGCAATAATAAGGGAATCTCGCGTGATATACATCCTAACTCGCGCAATAACCATTCGAAGATGCGCAATAAATCAACAACTCGCGCAATAACCATTCGAAGATGCGCAATAAATCAACAACTCGCGCAATAACCATTCGAAGATGCGCAATAAATCAACAACTCGCGCAATAACCATCCAAAGACGCGTAAAAAAACCAATGAAAGCTCGTGCCGGTAATGGGGGAGGGATTTTATGGATAATTTCACATTTCACAATCCGGTTAAGCTGATTTTCGGGAAAGACCAGCTGGATGCACTGCCTGAGGAAATCTCTAAGTATGGGAAAAAGGTATTGCTGCTTTATGGCGGCGGAAGTATAAAAAGAAATGGCATCTATGACCAGATCATCGAAAAGTTGAACAAAATAAATGCTGAAGTAGTTGAATTCTCAGGAATAGAAGCGAATCCGAAACTGTCAACTGTACGTGAGGCGGTTGAAGTTTGTAAAAAAGAACAAATTCAATCAGTGCTTGCAGTAGGCGGCGGCAGTGTAATTGATGCATCAAAAGCAATTGCTATCGGCGCGAAAACAGAAGCTGATGTATGGGACATTATTACAAAAAAAGAAAAGTCGACCGGTGCATTGCCAATTGGAACGGTTGTAACAATTGCTGCAGCCGGTTCAGAAATGAATGCAAGCTCGGTAATAACGAATTGGGAAACAAAGGAGAAAAAAGGGTGGTCTTCGCCATA
The genomic region above belongs to Virgibacillus doumboii and contains:
- a CDS encoding RidA family protein, with amino-acid sequence MVKAVHTAFAPEAIGPYSQAIEAGDFVYVSGQIGINPGTGEVADGIEEQTKQVMANLLAILKEAGTDFSQVVKFTIYLASMDDFATVNELYSGYLKEPYPARATVEVSRLPKNVLVEIDAVVYKK